AGGCTCTTTATTGGTTCTCTATTCACCTGTGTTTTTATGAGCAAATCCCAACCAAAATAGCAATTACACTGCATCTGTCATTACATATAAATGGGATGGCGCAATTTTATTTTCTAAAATTACGTATGGATGGCATTTCATTAAAGCGAGCTTAAGAACTTCTGGTACTCTCTCTTCATCATAAGCGCATACTAAATACAATCCGCCTTTATTTACTAATTTATCGGCTTCATTTTCAAACTCTTCTAGAATAGGTATAATTCCTTCTTGCTGTCCCCATTCTACATGAGCCCATATTTGAAAAGATGTATTGTTTTTATAGAAAGGATCTAAGTGTCTAGAAAGGTGTTCAAAGATTATGGCAGGCTGAAAACTTCCACTTGAACAGTAATAATCAAAATTATTAATAGTATGTATATAGGTTAATTGATCTTTAGTTAGAATTCCCTCTAATTTTTCAAAAATTAATGGAATTAATCTTTCACTTTCTATAACTAAAGTATGTCTCTTCTGTTCAATACCCGAAACAATATAAGACACAAGATTGTCTAAGTAACTTTTCATATCGTCAATGTTGTAGTAAATATGAACGCTTTCATTATTCTGTATTAATTGAGCAAACTGATTTTTCAAATATGTACGCTCCCTTATATAAAATCAACCTAAATTTTAAGCCTCTTGAAATAGTAATTTGTTTATCTGTTAGAAAGATTCTACGCTTTGCGTTCCTGCATGTCAAAATTGGATGTTCTTCCCTTTGTTTTGGGGTGGACAGCTGTTTTTAGAACAGTGTATCTATATTGATTGCAAACGTTTGCGACAATTATTCTAGCAGCTTGACTAAAGGATACTATACCCTTTTCAAATACGATTAAAACCTAACAAGAAGTAATTATGGAATTAAACTTAAAAGAGAAGCTCCAACGTTTCTTCTATATTCACTTATGTCCTCTCAAAACCTTCAATTAAAAGAGTTAGAAAAAGACGGGATTGTTCACCGTGAAATCTATAAAGAAATCCCCCCAAAAGTAGAGTACTCCCTAACCGAATTCGGAAGATCTCTCGAACCAATCATTTTACTTATGAAAGACTGGGGAGAAACGCATAAGAACAGAATTATTAATGCGAGAGCAATGAAAAAAGAAGAAATTTAAATATAAATTATATTTATTAATAGATTCGTGTACTTTAGATATAGCCTATACACGAGTAGTTACTGTAATGTAATAAGCTAAAAAAGTGCTTGGATAATGTTTATCCAAGCACTTTTGAAATTAATTATGTATGACTTTTCTTTTTAATTTGTACACCTGTATAAATAGAATTACCTATTAATATTGCGGTTCCTAAAAGCCATCCCACCGTAGGAGAGTACTCAAATACATTTTTCAAAGCCATCCCTAAAGAAATAGCTGCCATTCCTAACATTAATAAAAGGACAGTAATGCCTTGCTGTCTTTGCATATATACCACCTCAGATGCTTTTTCTTCTAATCATTGTTTCCTCGGCTGCTCTTTTTTCCCTACAATCCAAGCTAAAGATAAAATTGAAACAGTTACAACTACTGCCGTCAACATCCCTATATCCACCTCTTCTTCCTTATAATTACATTGTAACATACCTATCATAATTAGACTTAGTTAACTTAAAATATGTTGTTGGTACAAAGAAAAAAACCATATTTCTAGGGCTTTTCATTTTAATACATATAGAGCGTAACTCTCTTCATTAGAAAATCCAAGTTTACTAGCTAATACTTTTGACGCTTCATTATTATTATCGCAATCCCAAGCAGGCATAACGTTCTTTTCTAAACACTTTTTTATAAACTCTTGACCTACTATCTTTCCCAGTCCCCGTCCTCTATAGCTAGGATTAGTCACAATATCGATTTCAGCTATTGTTCCACTATGAAAGATCGACACACATTCAGCGACAATATTTTCTTTATGGATAACACAAACGCCTAATCCATTTTTCAGAAAATGACTTTCTGATCCCCAGTAATCCACTATATATGATTCATTCAAATTCTTACTTTTTCTTAAAGCGTCGGAGTTAAAATCTTTTAACTCATAAAGATCGGGAAGATTATACTTAGAAGGAACTTTTGAAGCAACAAATCTATACTTAGAACGCATCATTTTCTTTACGTACGGTTCGAAAGTCTCGTCAAAAAAAGCCTCCCAGTCGGTCGATGGAGTAAAAACAGTAAAACGTTTTTCCTTACCATAAACATTCTCAACGAAGTAACGATAGAGAGATTTATTAAACACCCCATCATTTCCTTTACCAAATACATAATAGTCACCTGCAGGTATTCTAAGAAATCCTGACGTTGGCCTCATACGATCATTTACATACACAGATCCTTCAATAACATGATTAACGACAGAAAAAGCAAATGTAGGAGTCTTAAATGATGCTTTTAAAATGTTATGTATCTTATCATAATCTTTTGGTTCTAAATAATACATTTTATCTACTCCTCCTTAACAAAGTATATGTTTATATATGTGTTAATTAATACCACACAAGACTATTTTACTGTAAACTGAATACTACAGATTTAACAATATCTAATTTATAAAAATATCGTACATCAACATGTTAGCAGGAGGAACTTATGATATCGCTTCATAGAATTTTAAAATTGCGTGATTTAGAAATCTTCCATGTATCAAGAAATGGAAGAATTATTTCTTATGTAGTTATTGAAGACACTCGAAATCCATTTACAGAAGAAGATAAAAAACTAGATCCATTATGTTATATGGATGCAGAAGATATTGACGCGATTTTAAACGTTTTTAGGATTTCGATCATTAATGATGAAAAATTAAACGAAGAAGATTCAGACCTTATAACATCGTTCTTTTCAGACTTTGTTAATAATACAAATTTAACAAACTTTATTATTAAGGAATACATTCAAGAAGATTTGTATGATCATGAAGTTAATCTAAAATTCTTCAATAAAATGTTAAAGAATATAGGTTCAAATTATAGTATTGAAGAATTTGATGAAATCAACTGGATTTATTTATCTCAGGATTAAAATATAAACTGTGTACACAACCATTCTCTTAGGCACACAGCAAAAAAGAGAACCCTTAGGGAAGTAAGAGTTCTGAAAAAGTCACTTTTATAGAATATGCAGCTTTTTATACATCCTTCATTTAGTTGGTTTTTCATTAGGAGGACCAATTAAATCGATGAATTAAAAGTGCACCTCTTATTCATATGTTAGAACACATCAAAAGTATTATTTATATTTTAAAATATGTTATAGTTTAATTCCAATAATCGTTCATACTTGAATACGTGTGAATGAACCCTTATAAAAAGCAGCCTCGCTTGCCAATGCCGAGGCTGCTTTTTCTTATTTCTTAAGGACTTTTGTCTTAAAAATGGATGTATGTCCTGTGAACAAATACTTAGAAATCACATATTATAGTGTATCTTCTAATTGAAGGAGGTATGCAATTATAGAAAACTTGGTTAGTTATATTAAAGAATTAGGCTTTCCAGTTGCGCTATCTTTTTACTTACTCGTGCGCATTGAAAGCAAATTAGATCGAATTACAGAACTGCTTCAAATTCTTATTGAAAAAAAGGACAAGCAATAAGCAGACTTCTGCTTTTATACCCAAAGCGAACTTGTACCTTCTTTTTCAAGATGCAGCACATCCACTTCTATTCCCCTATCGTATCCATGCTCTCCACCCGGAAGAACAATCAAGCCGTTCGCCGCAGCTAAAGATGAAATAGCACCCGACTTGTCCATGCCAACAGGCGTTACTAAGAGCCTTCCCCCTTCGTCTGTAATTTTTCCTCGCACCATTCTTGTGAATGCGTTAGGCTCTTTAAAACGGCCGTTTAACACCGCTTTTGTTTTATGTAAATGAGGCGCCGGTGAATGTAAAAAGCTGCGAACAATCGGACGTACAAACAGTTCAAACCCGACATAGCAAGCAGATGGGTTTCCTGATAATCCAAACAACAGCTGTCCGTTTCGTTCTGCGACTGTTGTGACGCTTCCCGGTCGCATCGCAATTTTGTTAAACAGCACGTTCGCGCCAAGCTTTTTATAAATAGCCGGTAAATAATCATAGTCCCCAACGGATACGCCGCCGGTTGTCAGTAAAATATCCACTTCTTCAAGCGCTTTTTCTACCGCTTCATAGCAGCGGTCAAAATCATCTTCAAGCTTCCCTAAATATTTCGGAATTCCCCCGCTTCTTACGATTTGTGCAAGTGCCATATAGGAGTTGCTGTTGCGGATTTTCCCTGGTTCTAGCGGCTCGTTCACATCAAGCAGTTCGCTTCCTGTTGTTAACACGCCAACAATCGGCTGCTTCACCACGGCTACATCCGCATAGCCAAACGTAGCTAAAAAAGCGGTGACGCCCGGATTGATGCGCGTTCCTTTTGAAACGAGCACGTCTCCTTTTTTTGTTTCTTCTCCTTTTAACGCAATGTGTTCCCACTTTGAAGCCCGCCTGCTTAACGCCATATACGTTTTGCCTTCTTTTTCATACGACTTCGTTACTTCAAGCATCACAACCGCATCACATGAATGAGGCACTTGTGCTCCTGTCATAATGCGCACAGCTTGAAACGGCTTTAGTTCTTCTTCAAAGACAGAGCCAGCGCCGATTTCACCTACAACTTCGAACTCGACAGAATGTTCATTTGATACTTCTACGCAGTCTTGTGCTCGAACCGCAAAGCCGTCATAAAGCGATTTATTAAAATGAGGCACGTTTTGGTCGGCGATAATATCTTCTCCTAAATAGCGTCCGTAGCTTTCGGTGATCGATACACGTTCGATGCTGCCTTTTCTTTTATATGTCATAACTTTTTCAATTGCTTCAGGAATTGAAATAGGTGTTCTGCTTTCTAACATACATTCTTCACTTCCTTTATGTCTGTTCACTTTTTGCGCTATGGTGTAAAATCATAGCATATCTCACTATTTCTATCATACAACAAAATTTACTGAAAAAGGATGAAAACACCGATGTCTTCTTTTACTCATTTTAATGATCAAGGCCGGGCCAATATGGTCGATATTAGCGAAAAATCTATCACTCGCCGCGTTGCAACAGCTCGTTCAAGCATACTTGTTAACAAAGAAATTCACGAAGCCATTGTAGAACATAAGATCGGAAAAGGCGATGTGCTTGCTGTCGCACAAGTAGCAGGGATTATGGCAGCAAAACGCACGTCTGACATTATTCCGATGTGTCACCCTCTTTTATTAAAAGGCGTAAACCTTTCATTTGACTGGGATACAAGCAATAACGAGTACCGTTTATTAATAGAAGCAACTGTTAAAACGGAAGGCTCAACGGGCGTTGAAATGGAAGCTTTAACTGCCGCTTCTGCCTGCGCATTAACCGTTTATGATATGTGCAAAGCCATTGATAAAGGCATGATTATCGGCGAAACATATCTGCTTGAAAAATCAGGCGGCAAAAACGGTGACTACAAACGTACGGAAGCGTAAAGGAGGTACATAATGAGCGTACATGAACATAAATCCAAAGCAACTCAGCCCGTTCGCTGCAAAGTCATTACGGTATCCGATACACGTACAAAAGAAACCGATAAAAGCGGCGCGCTAATGATCCAACTTCTGAAAGAACACGAGATGCAGGTCGCTTCCTATGAAATTGTAAAAGACGATCAAACGTCGATTCAACAAGCGATACTTGCCGGATGCAGTGCTGAGGACATTGACGTTGTTCTCACAAACGGCGGCACCGGAATTACAAAACGAGACGTCACAATTGAAGCCGTTCAAGTGCTGATTCATAAAGAAATCGTCGGGTTTGGCGAGCTGTTTCGCATGCTGAGCTACACCGAAGACATTGGCAGCGCAGCGATTATGAGCCGAGCAATTGCCGGGACGATTAACGAAAAAGCCGTTTTTTCTACACCAGGATCAAGCGGTGCTGTTCGCCTAGCTATGACCAAACTGATTTTGCCTGAACTTCGCCACGTTGTGTGGGAATTAAACCGCCAGCGCTAACAAAATGCCTATGCTTGCGCATAGGCATTTTCATTAAT
The genomic region above belongs to Priestia megaterium and contains:
- a CDS encoding MogA/MoaB family molybdenum cofactor biosynthesis protein, with amino-acid sequence MSVHEHKSKATQPVRCKVITVSDTRTKETDKSGALMIQLLKEHEMQVASYEIVKDDQTSIQQAILAGCSAEDIDVVLTNGGTGITKRDVTIEAVQVLIHKEIVGFGELFRMLSYTEDIGSAAIMSRAIAGTINEKAVFSTPGSSGAVRLAMTKLILPELRHVVWELNRQR
- a CDS encoding MEDS domain-containing protein, with amino-acid sequence MKNQFAQLIQNNESVHIYYNIDDMKSYLDNLVSYIVSGIEQKRHTLVIESERLIPLIFEKLEGILTKDQLTYIHTINNFDYYCSSGSFQPAIIFEHLSRHLDPFYKNNTSFQIWAHVEWGQQEGIIPILEEFENEADKLVNKGGLYLVCAYDEERVPEVLKLALMKCHPYVILENKIAPSHLYVMTDAV
- a CDS encoding YvrJ family protein — its product is MVSYIKELGFPVALSFYLLVRIESKLDRITELLQILIEKKDKQ
- a CDS encoding molybdopterin molybdotransferase MoeA, with the protein product MLESRTPISIPEAIEKVMTYKRKGSIERVSITESYGRYLGEDIIADQNVPHFNKSLYDGFAVRAQDCVEVSNEHSVEFEVVGEIGAGSVFEEELKPFQAVRIMTGAQVPHSCDAVVMLEVTKSYEKEGKTYMALSRRASKWEHIALKGEETKKGDVLVSKGTRINPGVTAFLATFGYADVAVVKQPIVGVLTTGSELLDVNEPLEPGKIRNSNSYMALAQIVRSGGIPKYLGKLEDDFDRCYEAVEKALEEVDILLTTGGVSVGDYDYLPAIYKKLGANVLFNKIAMRPGSVTTVAERNGQLLFGLSGNPSACYVGFELFVRPIVRSFLHSPAPHLHKTKAVLNGRFKEPNAFTRMVRGKITDEGGRLLVTPVGMDKSGAISSLAAANGLIVLPGGEHGYDRGIEVDVLHLEKEGTSSLWV
- a CDS encoding GNAT family N-acetyltransferase, producing the protein MYYLEPKDYDKIHNILKASFKTPTFAFSVVNHVIEGSVYVNDRMRPTSGFLRIPAGDYYVFGKGNDGVFNKSLYRYFVENVYGKEKRFTVFTPSTDWEAFFDETFEPYVKKMMRSKYRFVASKVPSKYNLPDLYELKDFNSDALRKSKNLNESYIVDYWGSESHFLKNGLGVCVIHKENIVAECVSIFHSGTIAEIDIVTNPSYRGRGLGKIVGQEFIKKCLEKNVMPAWDCDNNNEASKVLASKLGFSNEESYALYVLK
- the moaC gene encoding cyclic pyranopterin monophosphate synthase MoaC, which gives rise to MSSFTHFNDQGRANMVDISEKSITRRVATARSSILVNKEIHEAIVEHKIGKGDVLAVAQVAGIMAAKRTSDIIPMCHPLLLKGVNLSFDWDTSNNEYRLLIEATVKTEGSTGVEMEALTAASACALTVYDMCKAIDKGMIIGETYLLEKSGGKNGDYKRTEA